A window of Primulina huaijiensis isolate GDHJ02 chromosome 9, ASM1229523v2, whole genome shotgun sequence contains these coding sequences:
- the LOC140983903 gene encoding uncharacterized protein: MSVISRVLQNQSVLFPNRRFCMNNRHVTPTPFQETYISSPAFRDRIGSIFNLQFSSMESESSNSSNSTGGDQGSFNPNPAPHSPPPTQHLLNERSPLRRSGGPNLGAGQLRLAGVSSPPPRAIRPIAMGVPGVSAFSPYIRPPPPPPQTPPPPPRPTSVGPTGTAGGIPGLPAFTLYNRAPPRPDWYPGPGPSSGSSGFGFGYGFGLFGCHVGPVGGSGYGGVAPFEGGALRIGGSPARKRGREEGNAGGSGKQKAEGGMPPVPCPICGREFMSEKALFGHMRSHPNRGYKGVHPPPTFRADEEFADVPGLNRPGEMEAAGDGGGVEAEAAAAPAAEVGGDTEMQPQGGAEENYTLPDLNMPPPPSPGQ; the protein is encoded by the coding sequence ATGAGTGTAATTTCCCGCGTTCTCCAAAACCAAAGCGTACTGTTTCCGAATCGTCGCTTCTGCATGAATAATCGCCATGTTACACCAACACCCTTTCAAGAAACATATATCTCCTCACCAGCATTTCGCGATCGCATCGGCTCTATTTTCAATCTTCAATTCAGTTCCATGGAGAGCGAAAGCAGCAACAGCAGTAACAGCACGGGGGGTGATCAGGGTTCTTTCAACCCAAATCCTGCTCCACACTCCCCCCCGCCGACGCAGCATCTGCTCAATGAACGCAGCCCGTTGCGTAGAAGCGGCGGACCAAATCTAGGAGCCGGGCAACTACGCCTTGCGGGGGTGTCTTCTCCTCCTCCGCGAGCCATCAGGCCCATAGCGATGGGGGTTCCTGGTGTATCTGCCTTTTCTCCTTACATCAGGCCGCCTCCGCCTCCGCCTCAGACTCCACCTCCGCCTCCACGTCCGACTAGCGTGGGGCCTACTGGTACTGCTGGAGGGATTCCAGGTTTACCGGCCTTTACGCTTTATAACAGGGCGCCTCCGCGTCCAGATTGGTACCCTGGCCCCGGGCCAAGCAGCGGTTCCAGCGGGTTTGGTTTCGGGTACGGGTTCGGATTGTTCGGCTGTCACGTCGGACCGGTTGGAGGGAGTGGGTATGGAGGTGTGGCGCCGTTTGAAGGCGGAGCTTTGAGGATAGGTGGAAGCCCGGCCAGGAAGAGGGGTCGGGAAGAGGGAAATGCAGGAGGCTCCGGGAAGCAGAAAGCGGAGGGAGGGATGCCTCCGGTTCCCTGCCCCATTTGCGGAAGGGAATTCATGTCAGAGAAAGCTCTGTTCGGACACATGCGGTCGCACCCGAACCGCGGGTACAAGGGCGTGCATCCGCCGCCGACGTTCAGGGCTGATGAAGAGTTTGCTGATGTTCCAGGGCTGAATCGTCCAGGAGAAATGGAGGCTGCTGGAGACGGAGGAGGTGTGGAAGCAGAGGCAGCGGCGGCTCCTGCGGcagaagttggaggagacacaGAAATGCAGCCACAAGGTGGGGCGGAGGAGAACTACACTCTGCCTGATCTGAATATGCCGCCGCCTCCCAGCCCTGGTCAGTGA
- the LOC140984165 gene encoding uncharacterized protein: protein MQNGGGGGIRAEEVISKLKDDGDFDRLRVKIIRKFKENEELRGNIISLVRQSAALNSPGTENMKPRQLSDAIHREIGDKLMSQVSEGLWNIIRSADGMKTEITETVQSVYEKILNPRRDDNVETSSSMNSGPIRSDIKNNLDTKSSAGEIDGSLLDREPNEPPGFSLNDLHRSNEMNNIDRHNKIGLHPSSRKRKGMKEVRYKNLQSDDLEEPNNPPGFSSFLGHSKSAGATDEDPEVPPGFG from the exons ATGCAGaacggcggcggcggcggcatAAGAGCTGAAGAAGTGATTTCGAAGCTGAAGGACGACGGGGATTTCGATCGTCTTCGTGTCAAGATCATCCGTAAATTCAAGGAAAAC GAGGAGTTGCGAGGAAATATCATATCCCTTGTGAGGCAGTCGGCTGCGCTTAATAGTCCAGGTACAGAAAATATGAAACCACGGCAGCTCTCAGATGCTATACATAGAGAAATCGG GGACAAACTCATGAGCCAAGTTTCAGAGGGTCTCTGGAATATAATTAGATCTGCGGATGGCATGAAAACTGAAATAACAGAAACTGTACAGTCAgtatatgagaaaatattaaaCCCGCGAAGAGATGACAATGTCGAGACATCTTCTAGCATGAATTCTGGTCCAATCAGGAGTGATATTAAGAATAATCTGGATACTAAAAGTTCTGCTGGTGAGATTGATGGCTCTCTGTTGGATAGAGAGCCTAACGAACCCCCAGGATTTAGTTTGAATGATCTACACCGAAGTAATGAGATGAACAATATCGATCGACATAACAAAATTGGTTTGCATCCCTCTTCTCGTAAAAGGAAAGGAATGAAGGAAGTTAGGTACAAAAATTTGCAATCGGACGATTTGGAAGAGCCAAACAATCCCCCAGGATTTTCATCTTTCCTTGGGCATAGCAAGTCAGCTGGTGCTACTGATGAAGATCCTGAGGTGCCTCCAGGGTTCGGTTGA
- the LOC140984164 gene encoding subtilisin-like protease, with translation MGFLAFFLTLVFTFNLHASSIGAQESNFETYIVHVELPFDLQPSLSSSLNDLQGWYHSFLPTTKNSNSNQDPHIIYSYHNVFTGFAVRLSPAQVKAMEKMPGFVSARPQKTIPLHTTHSPNFLGLNQNMGFWKDSNYGRGVIIGVLDTGINPNHPSFNDEGMPPPPAKWRGRCEFNTSVCNNKLIGARFFTIGDGTPYDDNGHGTHTASTAAGNFVSGANVFGNANGTAAGIAPLAHIAIYKVCQRRCSESDVLAAMDAAIDDGVDVLSLSLGGPARNFFDENVAVGAFSAMEKGIFVSCSAGNRGPSLGTIENGAPWVLTVGASTIDRKIRATAVLGNNEQLDGESNYQPASFGSTFLPLIYPGIVSTDPNATFCFPESLMNVDVQGKVVLCDNGGGIGRIAKGRAVRNAGGAAMILVNQQSQGYSISSESHVLPATHLSYDDGLRVKTYLNSATTPVATISFKGTIIGDTSAPRVASFSARGPNTASPGILKPDIIGPGANILAAWHESVENNTNTKSNFNIISGTSMSCPHLSGIAALLKNAHPDWSPAAIKSAIMTSADRVNLNRTLIQDQTLRPANVFATGSGHVNILKATDPGLVYDLIPADYLPYLCGLGYTNQQVSYIANRVVTCSLISSIPEAELNYPSFSVFLGTALLGGTTQTYTRTVTNVGDANSVYTVETVGLPGAVVNVEPKVLRFSGSNQKLTYQVRFDRSPEAASNTIVQGFLTWTSAIHSVTSPIVVSFL, from the coding sequence ATGGGTTTTCTCGCATTTTTTCTTACATTGGTATTCACATTCAATCTTCATGCATCAAGTATAGGAGCTCAAGAAAGTAATTTTGAGACATATATTGTTCATGTTGAGTTGCCTTTCGACCTGCAGCCGAGTTTGAGTAGTTCCTTGAATGATCTTCAAGGATGGTACCACTCGTTTTTGCCGACGACGAAGAATTCGAACTCGAACCAAGATCCCCACATCATATATTCTTACCACAATGTTTTCACAGGATTTGCAGTAAGATTGTCTCCGGCACAGGTGAAAGCGATGGAGAAGATGCCTGGATTCGTGTCGGCTCGGCCCCAGAAAACTATCCCTCTCCACACAACACACTCTCCCAATTTCTTGGGGTTGAATCAGAACATGGGGTTTTGGAAGGATTCCAATTATGGGAGAGGTGTGATCATTGGCGTGTTGGACACAGGAATCAACCCAAATCATCCGTCGTTCAACGACGAAGGGATGCCGCCGCCGCCGGCTAAGTGGAGGGGGAGGTGCGAGTTTAATACTTCTGTGTGTAACAACAAGCTCATCGGAGCGAGATTTTTTACTATAGGTGATGGCACACCGTATGATGACAATGGGCATGGCACGCATACGGCAAGCACTGCCGCGGGGAATTTTGTGAGTGGTGCGAATGTGTTTGGAAATGCCAACGGTACGGCTGCTGGAATAGCTCCTCTTGCACATATTGCCATTTATAAGGTCTGTCAGAGAAGATGCTCGGAGAGTGATGTTCTTGCTGCAATGGATGCTGCTATAGATGATGGGGTTGATGTCCTATCGCTCTCTCTAGGCGGGCCGGCAAGAAACTTTTTTGATGAAAACGTTGCTGTTGGGGCGTTTAGCGCCATGGAAAAGGGGATATTTGTGAGCTGCTCTGCAGGAAACAGAGGCCCTTCTCTTGGGACTATTGAAAATGGTGCTCCTTGGGTTCTTACGGTTGGAGCCAGCACGATCGATCGAAAAATCAGGGCGACTGCAGTGCTTGGAAACAACGAACAGCTAGATGGGGAATCCAACTATCAACCGGCAAGCTTTGGCTCAACATTCTTGCCTCTTATTTATCCTGGAATTGTTTCGACAGACCCAAATGCTACATTTTGCTTTCCCGAATCGTTAATGAATGTTGATGTCCAAGGGAAAGTCGTGTTATGCGACAATGGAGGCGGGATCGGAAGAATTGCTAAAGGAAGGGCTGTGAGAAACGCCGGTGGGGCTGCCATGATTCTAGTCAACCAGCAGTCGCAAGGCTACTCCATCTCTTCGGAATCGCACGTTCTACCCGCAACACATCTCAGTTATGACGACGGGCTCAGAGTAAAAACCTACTTAAACTCAGCAACCACACCAGTCGCCACAATTTCCTTCAAGGGTACGATAATCGGGGACACCAGCGCCCCCAGGGTGGCATCATTCTCCGCCAGAGGTCCAAATACGGCCAGCCCGGGGATCCTGAAACCAGATATCATTGGCCCAGGTGCCAACATCCTCGCCGCCTGGCACGAATCAGTCGAAAACAACACCAACACGAAATCGAATTTCAACATCATCTCTGGAACCTCGATGTCCTGTCCTCACCTCAGTGGCATCGCAGCATTGCTGAAAAACGCGCATCCCGATTGGTCTCCAGCCGCGATCAAGTCCGCCATCATGACCTCCGCCGATCGAGTGAATCTCAACAGAACCTTAATCCAGGACCAAACTCTCCGCCCCGCCAATGTTTTCGCCACCGGTTCCGGTCACGTAAACATACTGAAGGCCACCGATCCAGGCCTCGTTTACGACCTGATCCCAGCAGATTACCTACCGTACTTATGCGGATTAGGGTACACAAATCAACAAGTTAGTTACATTGCGAATCGGGTAGTAACGTGCTCACTGATTTCAAGCATCCCAGAAGCAGAATTGAATTATCCATCATTTTCTGTGTTTCTTGGGACCGCACTTCTCGGAGGAACTACTCAAACATACACCCGAACAGTTACCAACGTGGGCGATGCGAATTCAGTTTATACAGTGGAAACAGTTGGATTGCCGGGTGCTGTTGTGAATGTTGAGCCCAAGGTTCTTCGATTTTCGGGATCGAATCAGAAATTGACTTATCAAGTGAGATTTGACAGATCCCCGGAGGCTGCAAGTAATACAATTGTCCAAGGATTTCTAACATGGACTTCTGCTATCCATTCTGTTACAAGTCCCATTGTTGTTTCTTTCCTTTGA